One window from the genome of Mugil cephalus isolate CIBA_MC_2020 chromosome 23, CIBA_Mcephalus_1.1, whole genome shotgun sequence encodes:
- the trak2 gene encoding trafficking kinesin-binding protein 2 isoform X5: protein MPFFNIHNEEAYDNFAVEVLSADRVEQMSRTYNDIEVVTHLLAERDRDLELAARIGQSLLQRNHLLQERNEALEEQIAQALDQVHQLQHELNKKDELLRMVASASEESETDSSVSTPLPHPPGAAAAAATAVALSQLETLQCKLQELEEENLTLRSEACQLKRDTICYEEKEQQLVSDCVKELRESNGQIVSLTDELSQKNEELLRHQEEIAQLLSQIVELQHRVKELALEKEEFRIHLQASKDAQRQLTAELNELAERNAECVEMLHESQEEIKELRSKNTPTAGMRRHLSYGLYPMDSLAAEIEGTMRRELSVDEETAVQDQRISQKRVFQTVRSINASRAASATPPIPGSRQSSLVMTAQPFQSTPTDEGRAAPPGSSGGNDLTKAIHRLSLRRQNFLSERQFFQTERERKLQGLSGLDADGEGSGYSSPMGSAHSFSNLSDLSISVFKTFLPEKLQIVKPMEGSLTLHHWQQLAQPHLATILDPHPGVVTKGFRPLAQDAVYHLSDMEEDEEDVELREIAALEKGAAEQGKAEEDEEEDEGGITFKVRSSSTPEDRKDRKQSVSSSLDASSGTPATSSAVQSDLTPRYAVETSSLPPQPIPGVSTATVQSSQMCTTTTTTTTTTASSSVPNPGKCLSSTFSTYTFTTCRILHPSDVTQVTSSAQSSQLANTPSSMRTGPSTPVTPCRLSLGDSFPPRRPPAAPCGLAKLVLEKGISAQVSTDKPRSSPKPVPRRPLFNLLPSTPPNSPTHSPCPSPVPMEPRKQAADNFLASRPAELFLQDVYGLNLGRAPHPDLPSSSQETPALAPSHRPVRVRPDAVSVGLVEKLRRLGFAKVLHGSESDASAPRQDSATFVSAGGGSLLDGLRRNQSLPAMIGARAGRSTANPAPPPPPPHPTSLALPPPSWGNLKERRRHLAPVSHPPPSSAKR from the exons aTGCCGTTCTTTAACATCCACAATGAGGAGGCGTACGATAACTTTGCGGTTGAAG TCCTCAGCGCCGACCGGGTGGAGCAGATGAGCAGGACCTACAATGACATCGAAGTGGTCACTCATCTCCTGGCTGAG agggacagagacttGGAGTTGGCGGCTCGGATCGGGCAGTCGCTCCTGCAGAGGAACCACCTGCTGCAGGAACGCAACGAGGCCTTGGAGGAGCAGATAGCGCAGGCCCTGGACCAG GTGCACCAACTGCAGCATGAGCTCAACAAGAAGGACGAGTTGCTGCGGATGGTGGCCAGCGCCTCCGAGGAGAGCGAGACCGACTCCAGCGTGTCCACCCCGCTGCCCCACCCGCCGggggccgccgccgccgccgccaccgccgtcGCACTCAGCCAGCTGGAGACTCTGCAGTGCaagctgcaggagctggaggaggagaacctgACGCTGAGGTCTGAG GCTTGCCAACTGAAGAGAGACACCATTTGCTacgaggagaaggagcagcagctcGTGAGCGACTGCGTCAAGGAGCTCC GCGAGTCCAACGGTCAGATTGTGTCTCTGACGGATGAACTGTCTCAGAAGAACGAGGAGCTGCTCAGGCACCAGGAGGAAATCGCTCAGCTGCTCTCGCAGATAGTCGAGCTGCAGCACAGAGTGAAAGAG ctggctctggagaaggaggagttcAGGATCCACCTGCAGGCCTCCAAAGATGCTCAGAGGCAGCTAACGGCAGAG CTGAACGAGCTGGCGGAGAGGAACGCCGAGTGCGTGGAGATGCTCCACGAGTCGCAGGAGGAGATCAAGGAGCTTCGCAGCAAAAACACCCCGACCGCCGGGATGCGCCGGCACCTTTCCTACGGTCTCTACCCGATG GACTCCCTGGCTGCAGAGATCGAGGGCACCATGAGGAGAGAGCTCAGCGTGGATGAAGAGACTGCTGTTCAGGACCAAAG AATTTCCCAGAAGCGCGTCTTCCAAACAGTCCGATCTATCAACGCATCACGGGCGGCCTCAGCCACTCCTCCCATCCCTGGCTCCAGGCAGAGCTCCCTGGTGATGACTGCACAGCCTTTCCAGTCCACTCCCAC GGACGAGGGTCGAGCGGCTCCGCCGGGCTCGTCGGGAGGGAACGACCTCACCAAAGCGATTCACCGCCTGTCTCTGCGGCGCCAGAACTTCCTGTCCGAGCGGCAGTTCTTTCAGACGGAGCGCGAGAGGAAGCTGCAGGGCCTGTCGGGCCTGGACGCCGACGGGGAGGGCAGCGGCTACAGCTCGCCGATGGGCAGCGCGCACTCTTTCTCCAACCTGTCCGACCTCTCCATCAGCGTTTTTAAGACCTTCCTGCCCGAGAAGCTTCAGATCGTCAAACCCATGGAAG GCTCACTGACACTCCACCACTGGCAGCAACTGGCCCAGCCTCACCTGGCCACCATCCTGGACCCGCACCCAGGGGTAGTGACTAAAGGTTTCCGCCCACTGGCTCAGGATGCCGTGTACCACCTGTCCGACatggaggaagacgaggaggacgtAGAGCTCCGAGAAATCGCCGCCCTGGAGAAGGGTGCGGCCGAGCAGGGTAAGgccgaggaggacgaggaagaggacgaaGGCGGCATCACCTTCAAGGTGCGCTCTTCGTCTACGCCCGAAGACAGAAAGGACAGGAAGCAATCTGTGTCCTCCTCCCTGGACGCGTCGTCTGGGACGCCTGCCACTTCCTCCGCAGTCCAATCGGATCTGACACCGCGTTACGCCGTAGAGACGTCCAGCCTGCCACCTCAGCCCATTCCAGGAGTCTCCACAGCAACGGTCCAATCAAGTCAGATGTGCACCACGACGACAacgacaacgacaacaacagcgTCTTCATCTG TTCCAAACCCAGGGAAGTGTCTGAGCTCCACCTTCTCCACATACACGTTCACGACCTGCCGCATCCTGCACCCCAGTGACGTCACGCAGGTCACCTCGAG CGCTCAGTCGTCCCAGTTGGCCAACACGCCCAGCTCCATGAGGACGGGTCCCAGCACCCCCGTGACTCCCTGCAGACTGAGTCTGGGTGATTCCTTCCCCCCTCGGCGCCCCCCCGCGGCCCCCTGCGGCCTGGCCAAGCTGGTCCTGGAAAAGGGCATCTCTGCACAAGTGTCCACTGACAAACCCCGCTCCTCTCCTAAACCCGTCCCCCGTCGTCCCCTCTTCAACCTCCTACCCAGCACACCCCCTAACTCCCCCACCCACTCCCCCTGTCCCTCCCCCGTGCCTATGGAGCCCCGCAAGCAAGCTGCTGACAATTTCCTGGCTTCACGCCCCGCAGAGCTCTTCCTCCAGGACGTTTACGGCCTGAACCTCGGCCGCGCCCCCCACCCCGACCTGCCGAGCTCCTCCCAGGAAACCCCGGCCCTCGCCCCCTCCCACAGGCCGGTCCGAGTGAGGCCCGACGCGGTCAGCGTCGGCCTCGTGGAGAAGCTGCGGCGCCTGGGCTTCGCCAAGGTGCTGCACGGCTCGGAGTCCGACGCTTCGGCGCCGCGCCAGGATTCCGCCACGTTCGTGTCCGCGGGCGGGGGGAGCCTGCTGGACGGCCTGAGGCGCAACCAGAGCCTCCCGGCGATGATCGGCGCCCGGGCGGGAAGGTCGACCGCTAACCccgcacctcctcctcctcctcctcaccccacGTCCCTGGCTCTCCCCCCACCATCATGGGGGAACCTCAAGGAACGCCGTCGGCACCTTGCCCCCGTCTCCCACCCCCCTCCGAGTTCAGCCAAACGCTGA
- the trak2 gene encoding trafficking kinesin-binding protein 2 isoform X4, which translates to MIRTDHGPRNPYSDAMLHQEVLSADRVEQMSRTYNDIEVVTHLLAERDRDLELAARIGQSLLQRNHLLQERNEALEEQIAQALDQVHQLQHELNKKDELLRMVASASEESETDSSVSTPLPHPPGAAAAAATAVALSQLETLQCKLQELEEENLTLRSEACQLKRDTICYEEKEQQLVSDCVKELRESNGQIVSLTDELSQKNEELLRHQEEIAQLLSQIVELQHRVKELALEKEEFRIHLQASKDAQRQLTAELNELAERNAECVEMLHESQEEIKELRSKNTPTAGMRRHLSYGLYPMDSLAAEIEGTMRRELSVDEETAVQDQRISQKRVFQTVRSINASRAASATPPIPGSRQSSLVMTAQPFQSTPTDEGRAAPPGSSGGNDLTKAIHRLSLRRQNFLSERQFFQTERERKLQGLSGLDADGEGSGYSSPMGSAHSFSNLSDLSISVFKTFLPEKLQIVKPMEGSLTLHHWQQLAQPHLATILDPHPGVVTKGFRPLAQDAVYHLSDMEEDEEDVELREIAALEKGAAEQGKAEEDEEEDEGGITFKVRSSSTPEDRKDRKQSVSSSLDASSGTPATSSAVQSDLTPRYAVETSSLPPQPIPGVSTATVQSSQMCTTTTTTTTTTASSSVPNPGKCLSSTFSTYTFTTCRILHPSDVTQVTSSAQSSQLANTPSSMRTGPSTPVTPCRLSLGDSFPPRRPPAAPCGLAKLVLEKGISAQVSTDKPRSSPKPVPRRPLFNLLPSTPPNSPTHSPCPSPVPMEPRKQAADNFLASRPAELFLQDVYGLNLGRAPHPDLPSSSQETPALAPSHRPVRVRPDAVSVGLVEKLRRLGFAKVLHGSESDASAPRQDSATFVSAGGGSLLDGLRRNQSLPAMIGARAGRSTANPAPPPPPPHPTSLALPPPSWGNLKERRRHLAPVSHPPPSSAKR; encoded by the exons ATGATAAGAACCGACCACGGGCCACGCAATCCATACAGTGACGCCATGCTCCACCAAGAAG TCCTCAGCGCCGACCGGGTGGAGCAGATGAGCAGGACCTACAATGACATCGAAGTGGTCACTCATCTCCTGGCTGAG agggacagagacttGGAGTTGGCGGCTCGGATCGGGCAGTCGCTCCTGCAGAGGAACCACCTGCTGCAGGAACGCAACGAGGCCTTGGAGGAGCAGATAGCGCAGGCCCTGGACCAG GTGCACCAACTGCAGCATGAGCTCAACAAGAAGGACGAGTTGCTGCGGATGGTGGCCAGCGCCTCCGAGGAGAGCGAGACCGACTCCAGCGTGTCCACCCCGCTGCCCCACCCGCCGggggccgccgccgccgccgccaccgccgtcGCACTCAGCCAGCTGGAGACTCTGCAGTGCaagctgcaggagctggaggaggagaacctgACGCTGAGGTCTGAG GCTTGCCAACTGAAGAGAGACACCATTTGCTacgaggagaaggagcagcagctcGTGAGCGACTGCGTCAAGGAGCTCC GCGAGTCCAACGGTCAGATTGTGTCTCTGACGGATGAACTGTCTCAGAAGAACGAGGAGCTGCTCAGGCACCAGGAGGAAATCGCTCAGCTGCTCTCGCAGATAGTCGAGCTGCAGCACAGAGTGAAAGAG ctggctctggagaaggaggagttcAGGATCCACCTGCAGGCCTCCAAAGATGCTCAGAGGCAGCTAACGGCAGAG CTGAACGAGCTGGCGGAGAGGAACGCCGAGTGCGTGGAGATGCTCCACGAGTCGCAGGAGGAGATCAAGGAGCTTCGCAGCAAAAACACCCCGACCGCCGGGATGCGCCGGCACCTTTCCTACGGTCTCTACCCGATG GACTCCCTGGCTGCAGAGATCGAGGGCACCATGAGGAGAGAGCTCAGCGTGGATGAAGAGACTGCTGTTCAGGACCAAAG AATTTCCCAGAAGCGCGTCTTCCAAACAGTCCGATCTATCAACGCATCACGGGCGGCCTCAGCCACTCCTCCCATCCCTGGCTCCAGGCAGAGCTCCCTGGTGATGACTGCACAGCCTTTCCAGTCCACTCCCAC GGACGAGGGTCGAGCGGCTCCGCCGGGCTCGTCGGGAGGGAACGACCTCACCAAAGCGATTCACCGCCTGTCTCTGCGGCGCCAGAACTTCCTGTCCGAGCGGCAGTTCTTTCAGACGGAGCGCGAGAGGAAGCTGCAGGGCCTGTCGGGCCTGGACGCCGACGGGGAGGGCAGCGGCTACAGCTCGCCGATGGGCAGCGCGCACTCTTTCTCCAACCTGTCCGACCTCTCCATCAGCGTTTTTAAGACCTTCCTGCCCGAGAAGCTTCAGATCGTCAAACCCATGGAAG GCTCACTGACACTCCACCACTGGCAGCAACTGGCCCAGCCTCACCTGGCCACCATCCTGGACCCGCACCCAGGGGTAGTGACTAAAGGTTTCCGCCCACTGGCTCAGGATGCCGTGTACCACCTGTCCGACatggaggaagacgaggaggacgtAGAGCTCCGAGAAATCGCCGCCCTGGAGAAGGGTGCGGCCGAGCAGGGTAAGgccgaggaggacgaggaagaggacgaaGGCGGCATCACCTTCAAGGTGCGCTCTTCGTCTACGCCCGAAGACAGAAAGGACAGGAAGCAATCTGTGTCCTCCTCCCTGGACGCGTCGTCTGGGACGCCTGCCACTTCCTCCGCAGTCCAATCGGATCTGACACCGCGTTACGCCGTAGAGACGTCCAGCCTGCCACCTCAGCCCATTCCAGGAGTCTCCACAGCAACGGTCCAATCAAGTCAGATGTGCACCACGACGACAacgacaacgacaacaacagcgTCTTCATCTG TTCCAAACCCAGGGAAGTGTCTGAGCTCCACCTTCTCCACATACACGTTCACGACCTGCCGCATCCTGCACCCCAGTGACGTCACGCAGGTCACCTCGAG CGCTCAGTCGTCCCAGTTGGCCAACACGCCCAGCTCCATGAGGACGGGTCCCAGCACCCCCGTGACTCCCTGCAGACTGAGTCTGGGTGATTCCTTCCCCCCTCGGCGCCCCCCCGCGGCCCCCTGCGGCCTGGCCAAGCTGGTCCTGGAAAAGGGCATCTCTGCACAAGTGTCCACTGACAAACCCCGCTCCTCTCCTAAACCCGTCCCCCGTCGTCCCCTCTTCAACCTCCTACCCAGCACACCCCCTAACTCCCCCACCCACTCCCCCTGTCCCTCCCCCGTGCCTATGGAGCCCCGCAAGCAAGCTGCTGACAATTTCCTGGCTTCACGCCCCGCAGAGCTCTTCCTCCAGGACGTTTACGGCCTGAACCTCGGCCGCGCCCCCCACCCCGACCTGCCGAGCTCCTCCCAGGAAACCCCGGCCCTCGCCCCCTCCCACAGGCCGGTCCGAGTGAGGCCCGACGCGGTCAGCGTCGGCCTCGTGGAGAAGCTGCGGCGCCTGGGCTTCGCCAAGGTGCTGCACGGCTCGGAGTCCGACGCTTCGGCGCCGCGCCAGGATTCCGCCACGTTCGTGTCCGCGGGCGGGGGGAGCCTGCTGGACGGCCTGAGGCGCAACCAGAGCCTCCCGGCGATGATCGGCGCCCGGGCGGGAAGGTCGACCGCTAACCccgcacctcctcctcctcctcctcaccccacGTCCCTGGCTCTCCCCCCACCATCATGGGGGAACCTCAAGGAACGCCGTCGGCACCTTGCCCCCGTCTCCCACCCCCCTCCGAGTTCAGCCAAACGCTGA
- the trak2 gene encoding trafficking kinesin-binding protein 2 isoform X6, with protein MSRTYNDIEVVTHLLAERDRDLELAARIGQSLLQRNHLLQERNEALEEQIAQALDQVHQLQHELNKKDELLRMVASASEESETDSSVSTPLPHPPGAAAAAATAVALSQLETLQCKLQELEEENLTLRSEACQLKRDTICYEEKEQQLVSDCVKELRESNGQIVSLTDELSQKNEELLRHQEEIAQLLSQIVELQHRVKELALEKEEFRIHLQASKDAQRQLTAELNELAERNAECVEMLHESQEEIKELRSKNTPTAGMRRHLSYGLYPMDSLAAEIEGTMRRELSVDEETAVQDQRISQKRVFQTVRSINASRAASATPPIPGSRQSSLVMTAQPFQSTPTDEGRAAPPGSSGGNDLTKAIHRLSLRRQNFLSERQFFQTERERKLQGLSGLDADGEGSGYSSPMGSAHSFSNLSDLSISVFKTFLPEKLQIVKPMEGSLTLHHWQQLAQPHLATILDPHPGVVTKGFRPLAQDAVYHLSDMEEDEEDVELREIAALEKGAAEQGKAEEDEEEDEGGITFKVRSSSTPEDRKDRKQSVSSSLDASSGTPATSSAVQSDLTPRYAVETSSLPPQPIPGVSTATVQSSQMCTTTTTTTTTTASSSVPNPGKCLSSTFSTYTFTTCRILHPSDVTQVTSSAQSSQLANTPSSMRTGPSTPVTPCRLSLGDSFPPRRPPAAPCGLAKLVLEKGISAQVSTDKPRSSPKPVPRRPLFNLLPSTPPNSPTHSPCPSPVPMEPRKQAADNFLASRPAELFLQDVYGLNLGRAPHPDLPSSSQETPALAPSHRPVRVRPDAVSVGLVEKLRRLGFAKVLHGSESDASAPRQDSATFVSAGGGSLLDGLRRNQSLPAMIGARAGRSTANPAPPPPPPHPTSLALPPPSWGNLKERRRHLAPVSHPPPSSAKR; from the exons ATGAGCAGGACCTACAATGACATCGAAGTGGTCACTCATCTCCTGGCTGAG agggacagagacttGGAGTTGGCGGCTCGGATCGGGCAGTCGCTCCTGCAGAGGAACCACCTGCTGCAGGAACGCAACGAGGCCTTGGAGGAGCAGATAGCGCAGGCCCTGGACCAG GTGCACCAACTGCAGCATGAGCTCAACAAGAAGGACGAGTTGCTGCGGATGGTGGCCAGCGCCTCCGAGGAGAGCGAGACCGACTCCAGCGTGTCCACCCCGCTGCCCCACCCGCCGggggccgccgccgccgccgccaccgccgtcGCACTCAGCCAGCTGGAGACTCTGCAGTGCaagctgcaggagctggaggaggagaacctgACGCTGAGGTCTGAG GCTTGCCAACTGAAGAGAGACACCATTTGCTacgaggagaaggagcagcagctcGTGAGCGACTGCGTCAAGGAGCTCC GCGAGTCCAACGGTCAGATTGTGTCTCTGACGGATGAACTGTCTCAGAAGAACGAGGAGCTGCTCAGGCACCAGGAGGAAATCGCTCAGCTGCTCTCGCAGATAGTCGAGCTGCAGCACAGAGTGAAAGAG ctggctctggagaaggaggagttcAGGATCCACCTGCAGGCCTCCAAAGATGCTCAGAGGCAGCTAACGGCAGAG CTGAACGAGCTGGCGGAGAGGAACGCCGAGTGCGTGGAGATGCTCCACGAGTCGCAGGAGGAGATCAAGGAGCTTCGCAGCAAAAACACCCCGACCGCCGGGATGCGCCGGCACCTTTCCTACGGTCTCTACCCGATG GACTCCCTGGCTGCAGAGATCGAGGGCACCATGAGGAGAGAGCTCAGCGTGGATGAAGAGACTGCTGTTCAGGACCAAAG AATTTCCCAGAAGCGCGTCTTCCAAACAGTCCGATCTATCAACGCATCACGGGCGGCCTCAGCCACTCCTCCCATCCCTGGCTCCAGGCAGAGCTCCCTGGTGATGACTGCACAGCCTTTCCAGTCCACTCCCAC GGACGAGGGTCGAGCGGCTCCGCCGGGCTCGTCGGGAGGGAACGACCTCACCAAAGCGATTCACCGCCTGTCTCTGCGGCGCCAGAACTTCCTGTCCGAGCGGCAGTTCTTTCAGACGGAGCGCGAGAGGAAGCTGCAGGGCCTGTCGGGCCTGGACGCCGACGGGGAGGGCAGCGGCTACAGCTCGCCGATGGGCAGCGCGCACTCTTTCTCCAACCTGTCCGACCTCTCCATCAGCGTTTTTAAGACCTTCCTGCCCGAGAAGCTTCAGATCGTCAAACCCATGGAAG GCTCACTGACACTCCACCACTGGCAGCAACTGGCCCAGCCTCACCTGGCCACCATCCTGGACCCGCACCCAGGGGTAGTGACTAAAGGTTTCCGCCCACTGGCTCAGGATGCCGTGTACCACCTGTCCGACatggaggaagacgaggaggacgtAGAGCTCCGAGAAATCGCCGCCCTGGAGAAGGGTGCGGCCGAGCAGGGTAAGgccgaggaggacgaggaagaggacgaaGGCGGCATCACCTTCAAGGTGCGCTCTTCGTCTACGCCCGAAGACAGAAAGGACAGGAAGCAATCTGTGTCCTCCTCCCTGGACGCGTCGTCTGGGACGCCTGCCACTTCCTCCGCAGTCCAATCGGATCTGACACCGCGTTACGCCGTAGAGACGTCCAGCCTGCCACCTCAGCCCATTCCAGGAGTCTCCACAGCAACGGTCCAATCAAGTCAGATGTGCACCACGACGACAacgacaacgacaacaacagcgTCTTCATCTG TTCCAAACCCAGGGAAGTGTCTGAGCTCCACCTTCTCCACATACACGTTCACGACCTGCCGCATCCTGCACCCCAGTGACGTCACGCAGGTCACCTCGAG CGCTCAGTCGTCCCAGTTGGCCAACACGCCCAGCTCCATGAGGACGGGTCCCAGCACCCCCGTGACTCCCTGCAGACTGAGTCTGGGTGATTCCTTCCCCCCTCGGCGCCCCCCCGCGGCCCCCTGCGGCCTGGCCAAGCTGGTCCTGGAAAAGGGCATCTCTGCACAAGTGTCCACTGACAAACCCCGCTCCTCTCCTAAACCCGTCCCCCGTCGTCCCCTCTTCAACCTCCTACCCAGCACACCCCCTAACTCCCCCACCCACTCCCCCTGTCCCTCCCCCGTGCCTATGGAGCCCCGCAAGCAAGCTGCTGACAATTTCCTGGCTTCACGCCCCGCAGAGCTCTTCCTCCAGGACGTTTACGGCCTGAACCTCGGCCGCGCCCCCCACCCCGACCTGCCGAGCTCCTCCCAGGAAACCCCGGCCCTCGCCCCCTCCCACAGGCCGGTCCGAGTGAGGCCCGACGCGGTCAGCGTCGGCCTCGTGGAGAAGCTGCGGCGCCTGGGCTTCGCCAAGGTGCTGCACGGCTCGGAGTCCGACGCTTCGGCGCCGCGCCAGGATTCCGCCACGTTCGTGTCCGCGGGCGGGGGGAGCCTGCTGGACGGCCTGAGGCGCAACCAGAGCCTCCCGGCGATGATCGGCGCCCGGGCGGGAAGGTCGACCGCTAACCccgcacctcctcctcctcctcctcaccccacGTCCCTGGCTCTCCCCCCACCATCATGGGGGAACCTCAAGGAACGCCGTCGGCACCTTGCCCCCGTCTCCCACCCCCCTCCGAGTTCAGCCAAACGCTGA